The following coding sequences lie in one Musa acuminata AAA Group cultivar baxijiao chromosome BXJ1-8, Cavendish_Baxijiao_AAA, whole genome shotgun sequence genomic window:
- the LOC135588938 gene encoding uncharacterized protein LOC135588938: protein MENAMTRYKVPAFGHWNFNLYDDIPISQYFESAREYGLIRARFFEGDGEDLFEMLRRKGKKGRDGARKKRNYKKEKVWKPKPVDEDLYKIPPQLLYQLPKKASKFFSYSQSEYVGKHYSFSDFGEYHSLTHSLSLQKKLWNFCAGCRCLNCIA from the exons ATGGAG AATGCGATGACAAGGTACAAGGTACCGGCATTTGGTCATTGGAACTTCAACTTGTACGATGACATCCCAATCTCCCAGTACTTTGAATCAGCGAGGGAATATGGTCTGATAAGAGCTCGTTTCTTTGAAGGAGACGGCGAGGATCTCTTTGAGATGCTGAGAAGAAAG GGAAAGAAGGGAAGAGATGGAGCAAGGAAGAAGAGAAACTACAAGAAGGAGAAGGTTTGGAAGCCCAAGCCCGTCGATGAGGACCTTTACAAGATACCTCCACAGCTCCTCTATCAACTGCCAAAGAAGGCAAGTAAATTCTTCAGCTACAGTCAATCTGAATATGTTGGGAAACACTATTCTTTTTCTGATTTTGGAGAATatcactcactcactcactctctctctctgcagaAGAAGTTGTGGAATTTTTGCGCAGGGTGTCGCTGCCTCAACTGCATTGCATGA
- the LOC103993479 gene encoding uncharacterized protein LOC103993479 encodes MSCGHHTRRFLVLFILFVVVAVAASGDGSAYEVLRSHGLPIGLLPKGVREFYVDGEGRFEARLDAPCTAKFESEVRYNASVAGTISPGQIDGLSGIAAQDLFLWFPVRAIRLDDQASGIIHFDVGVVDKRFPLSLFEYPPDCTPVASSSRPLREGSRLASLVAESQSGELRYQLDARDAAI; translated from the exons ATGAGCTGCGGCCACCACACCCGCCGCTTCCTCGTCCTCTTCATCTTGTTCGTCGTCGTTGCGGTGGCGGCGAGCGGGGACGGGAGCGCGTACGAGGTGCTGCGGTCGCACGGGCTGCCCATCGGGTTGCTGCCCAAGGGGGTGCGGGAGTTTTACGTGGACGGGGAGGGGCGGTTCGAGGCGCGGCTGGACGCGCCGTGCACGGCCAAGTTCGAGAGCGAGGTGCGCTACAACGCCAGCGTGGCGGGCACCATCTCGCCCGGCCAGATCGACGGCCTCTCCGGCATCGCTGCCCAGGACCTCTTCCTCTGGTTCCCCGTCCGCGCCATCCGCCTCGACGACCAGGCCTCCGGCATCATCCACTTCGACGTTGGCGTCGTCGACAAGcgcttccccctctccctcttcgagTACCCGCCCGACTGCACCCCCGTCGCGTCGTCCTCTCGCCCTCTCCGCGAGGGCTCTCGCCTAGCTTCCCTCGTCGCCGAG AGCCAATCCGGCGAGCTCCGCTACCAACTCGATGCTCGAGACGCCGCCATCTGA